In the genome of Pseudomonas putida, one region contains:
- a CDS encoding cupin, with product MPDNLFTDLPPLDPHATEPFDALLNRPGLRIERIVSSGQASPPGFWYDQAEGEWVLLLSGSAGLRLEHEPQARVLRPGDHLDIPAHCRHRVEWTEAGAATVWLAVFYGS from the coding sequence ATGCCCGACAACCTGTTCACCGACCTTCCCCCCCTTGACCCACACGCTACCGAGCCGTTCGACGCATTACTCAATCGTCCGGGCTTGCGCATCGAACGCATCGTCTCCAGTGGCCAGGCCAGCCCACCTGGCTTCTGGTATGACCAGGCCGAAGGTGAATGGGTGCTGCTGCTCAGCGGCAGTGCCGGGCTCAGGCTCGAACACGAGCCACAAGCGCGGGTGCTGCGCCCCGGCGATCACCTGGACATCCCGGCCCATTGCCGGCATCGGGTAGAGTGGACCGAGGCCGGCGCGGCCACGGTATGGCTGGCGGTGTTCTACGGCAGCTGA
- a CDS encoding CAP domain-containing protein — MRVLSSVARFAALTLGLVASTSALAFTGEEGQLIESINAYRSQAQRCGGEASLELPPLNSDTRLALSPEGTRDLQQAMSRAAYPMVNVQAISLSGPRDARAAMNAIEESFCQVVLDPQFVDIGVSQEGRDWRIVLARPLLSGRLGDWQAEGQKLLQAINAARKAPRQCGGQPFAAAPALSWNNTLAGVAANHTRAMANQNFFDHIDRDGRTPGDRAELAGYLYRQIGENIAAGRDTANKVVDGWLASPGHCATLMNPDFTELGAAYAVDPKSDAGIYWTGLFGSPQ, encoded by the coding sequence ATGCGCGTCCTGTCATCCGTTGCCCGCTTTGCCGCCCTGACGCTGGGCCTTGTCGCCTCGACCAGCGCCTTGGCCTTTACCGGTGAAGAAGGACAACTGATCGAGTCGATCAATGCCTACCGCAGCCAGGCCCAGCGCTGTGGTGGCGAGGCGTCGCTGGAACTGCCTCCGCTGAACAGCGACACCCGCCTTGCCCTTTCGCCGGAGGGCACCCGCGACCTGCAACAGGCCATGAGCCGCGCCGCCTACCCCATGGTCAATGTCCAGGCCATCAGCCTGTCCGGCCCGCGCGATGCCCGGGCGGCGATGAACGCCATCGAGGAAAGCTTCTGCCAGGTAGTGCTCGACCCACAGTTCGTCGATATCGGTGTCAGCCAGGAAGGTCGGGATTGGCGCATCGTTCTGGCCCGCCCCCTGCTCAGCGGGCGCCTGGGTGACTGGCAGGCCGAGGGCCAGAAATTGCTGCAAGCGATCAACGCCGCGCGCAAGGCGCCGCGCCAATGCGGTGGGCAACCCTTCGCCGCAGCCCCCGCCCTGAGCTGGAACAACACCCTGGCCGGCGTCGCTGCCAACCACACCCGGGCCATGGCCAACCAGAACTTCTTCGACCATATCGACCGCGATGGCCGCACCCCTGGCGACCGGGCAGAACTGGCCGGCTACCTGTACCGGCAGATCGGCGAGAACATCGCCGCCGGTCGCGACACAGCGAACAAGGTGGTCGATGGCTGGCTCGCCAGCCCCGGCCACTGTGCCACCCTGATGAACCCGGACTTCACCGAGCTGGGCGCGGCCTATGCGGTGGACCCCAAGAGCGATGCAGGGATCTACTGGACCGGGTTATTCGGGTCGCCGCAATGA
- a CDS encoding GlxA family transcriptional regulator: MTPDIRLLIVPLPEFALLPFGAFLDKLRFSADDEDYSRQRYCSWTLLGLTADPVPSSSGAVVQVQATAQSVDFKGYDYLVLFGGRSAAATAALAPRYQALLKRAARAGVKLVCVDNAVFLLAASGLLEGHKVVVHWRHEAEFRASFPSVQVLREQLFCIDGARISCAGGTAAIDLAVALLSRACGRTRALKGLADMLVDETRDSRHALRSLEQGPGQGRGVQRATALMRHHLGSRLTLEQLAAELGISRRQLDRQFQASHGMSAKAWWLEMRLQQARWRLLNSSHGLAQIADEVGLGDVSYLGKCVRRRFGCTALALRASGRLGE; the protein is encoded by the coding sequence ATGACCCCTGACATCCGCCTGTTGATCGTGCCCTTGCCGGAATTCGCCTTGCTGCCGTTCGGTGCCTTCCTCGACAAGCTGCGCTTCAGCGCCGACGACGAAGACTACAGTCGCCAACGCTATTGCAGCTGGACGCTGCTGGGCCTGACCGCCGATCCCGTCCCTTCGAGCAGTGGCGCTGTGGTTCAGGTGCAGGCCACGGCGCAATCGGTGGATTTCAAAGGCTATGACTATCTGGTGCTGTTCGGAGGGCGCAGTGCGGCGGCCACGGCGGCGTTGGCTCCGCGCTACCAAGCCCTGCTCAAGCGCGCCGCCCGGGCGGGGGTGAAGCTGGTGTGTGTCGACAATGCGGTGTTTCTGTTGGCCGCCAGCGGTTTGCTCGAAGGCCACAAGGTGGTGGTGCATTGGCGGCACGAGGCGGAATTTCGCGCTTCGTTTCCCTCTGTGCAGGTGCTGCGCGAGCAGTTGTTTTGTATCGATGGCGCCCGGATCTCCTGCGCCGGGGGCACGGCGGCCATCGACCTGGCGGTGGCGCTGTTGTCGCGCGCCTGTGGCCGGACGCGAGCACTCAAGGGCTTGGCCGACATGCTCGTGGACGAGACCCGTGACAGCCGCCACGCCTTGCGCTCGCTGGAGCAGGGGCCTGGGCAGGGACGTGGGGTGCAGCGAGCGACTGCGCTGATGCGCCATCACCTGGGGTCGCGGCTGACGCTTGAACAACTGGCGGCGGAGTTGGGGATCAGTCGGCGTCAGCTGGACCGCCAGTTTCAGGCCAGCCACGGCATGAGTGCCAAGGCCTGGTGGCTTGAGATGCGCCTGCAGCAGGCGCGCTGGCGGTTGCTCAACTCAAGCCACGGCTTGGCGCAGATCGCCGATGAGGTTGGGTTGGGGGATGTCAGCTATTTGGGCAAGTGCGTACGACGCCGGTTTGGCTGCACGGCATTGGCGCTGCGCGCCTCGGGAAGGCTAGGGGAGTGA
- a CDS encoding thioesterase II family protein, giving the protein MNAVNLLCLPYSGASAMVYSRWRRKVPAWLQVCPVELPGRGMRLGEPLQTDMQALARQLAVEHRASAIAPYALLGHSLGALLAFELAHELQALGCPPPLALFACGTAAPSRREDYDGVQWREPRRDDELIAELRKLQGTPEEVLANQELMSLTLPILRADFLLCGRYAYRQRPALSCPLHVLCGEDDRASQEQLQAWGRETQGAFTLDVFPGGHFFIHEHEDRVLGVLAEALAPLRRCA; this is encoded by the coding sequence GTGAATGCAGTGAATCTGCTGTGCCTGCCGTACTCCGGCGCCAGCGCCATGGTCTATAGCCGTTGGCGCCGAAAGGTGCCGGCCTGGTTGCAGGTGTGTCCAGTGGAACTGCCTGGTCGGGGCATGCGTCTGGGTGAGCCGTTGCAGACCGACATGCAGGCCTTGGCGCGGCAACTGGCCGTCGAGCACCGCGCCTCGGCCATTGCCCCTTATGCCTTGTTGGGCCATAGCCTGGGCGCGTTGCTGGCTTTCGAGCTTGCCCACGAATTGCAGGCCTTGGGCTGCCCGCCGCCGCTTGCGTTGTTTGCCTGCGGTACCGCGGCGCCGAGCCGCCGTGAGGACTACGACGGTGTGCAATGGCGTGAGCCGCGGCGCGATGATGAACTGATCGCAGAGCTGCGCAAGCTGCAGGGCACGCCCGAAGAGGTGCTGGCCAACCAAGAGCTGATGAGCCTGACCTTGCCGATCCTGCGCGCAGATTTTCTGCTGTGCGGGCGTTATGCCTACCGCCAGCGTCCGGCCTTGAGCTGCCCGCTGCATGTGCTGTGCGGTGAGGACGACCGGGCGAGCCAGGAACAATTGCAGGCTTGGGGCCGGGAAACGCAGGGGGCGTTCACCCTCGACGTGTTTCCGGGTGGGCACTTCTTCATTCACGAGCACGAAGACCGGGTGCTTGGCGTCCTGGCCGAGGCCTTGGCGCCGCTTCGACGCTGCGCCTGA
- a CDS encoding carbohydrate porin: protein MPRVIRFTSALALALASTTALADGDLMTRSTLTGDWGGLRHQLQEDGITFTGDYSGETAYNAHGGLQRSARYSQNLKLGVQFDLSKLYGLDNAGKVQLTVNDRRGNSASEDLVGNRLPIQENYGGLYTRLTELSYERTLFTPALNVKLGYMAMGNDLGGLDSGILCNFMNAGFCGHPLNMSGGSGWTNYPNAHLGVRVKYDLTPAWQLRLAAFNVDPESNGNASRAWHLGPKHTTGTVVPVELVYKRQGELPGEYKLGYYYDSSDAKRIGSDDEVSGRGGHYLLIDQAVWNDATLPGRSLHAFGQYSASSKAASPFTKWYGAGVVLYKPFEGRPRDTLALGYGRAVPNPRSRDVLQDAAQAAGQDFPHLDSAEQLIELSYGYQATPWLNLRPDVQYIIEPGAFSGQSIDNALVLGLQVKASF, encoded by the coding sequence ATGCCCCGCGTTATTCGCTTCACCTCCGCTCTTGCGCTGGCCCTGGCCAGCACCACCGCCCTGGCTGACGGCGACCTGATGACCCGCAGCACCCTGACCGGCGACTGGGGCGGCTTGCGCCACCAGCTCCAGGAAGACGGCATCACGTTCACCGGCGACTACAGCGGTGAGACCGCCTACAACGCCCACGGCGGCCTGCAGCGTTCGGCACGCTACTCGCAGAACCTCAAGCTCGGCGTGCAGTTCGACCTCTCGAAGCTGTACGGCCTGGACAACGCTGGCAAGGTCCAGCTGACAGTCAACGACCGACGCGGCAACAGCGCCTCCGAGGACCTGGTGGGCAACCGGCTGCCGATCCAGGAAAACTACGGCGGCCTCTACACTCGCCTGACCGAACTGAGTTACGAGCGCACCCTGTTCACCCCGGCACTGAACGTAAAGCTGGGCTACATGGCCATGGGCAACGACCTGGGCGGGCTGGACAGTGGGATCTTGTGCAACTTCATGAACGCCGGTTTCTGCGGCCACCCGTTGAACATGTCTGGCGGCAGCGGCTGGACCAACTACCCCAACGCCCACCTGGGCGTGCGGGTCAAATACGACCTGACGCCAGCCTGGCAATTGCGTCTCGCAGCGTTCAACGTCGATCCCGAGAGCAACGGCAACGCCAGCCGCGCCTGGCACCTGGGGCCCAAGCACACCACCGGCACCGTGGTACCGGTCGAGTTGGTGTACAAGCGCCAAGGCGAGCTGCCTGGCGAGTACAAGCTCGGCTACTACTACGACAGCTCCGACGCCAAACGCATCGGCAGCGATGACGAGGTGTCCGGCCGCGGCGGCCACTACCTGCTGATCGATCAGGCCGTGTGGAACGACGCGACCTTGCCGGGCCGCAGCCTGCATGCCTTCGGCCAGTACTCTGCCTCGAGCAAAGCAGCCTCGCCATTCACCAAGTGGTATGGCGCAGGCGTCGTGCTGTACAAGCCGTTCGAAGGCCGCCCGCGCGACACCCTGGCCCTGGGCTACGGTCGCGCTGTGCCCAACCCGCGTAGCCGCGATGTGCTCCAAGACGCCGCCCAAGCCGCCGGCCAGGACTTCCCCCACCTGGACAGCGCCGAGCAGTTGATCGAGCTGAGCTACGGCTACCAGGCCACACCCTGGCTGAACCTGCGCCCGGATGTGCAATACATCATCGAACCGGGCGCATTCTCCGGGCAGAGCATCGACAATGCGTTGGTGCTGGGATTGCAGGTCAAGGCCAGCTTCTGA
- a CDS encoding TetR/AcrR family transcriptional regulator, whose amino-acid sequence MPAPRRTRAAMSAETTERLIAVARRQFAEKGFTAVVMDELCAEADLTRGALHHHFGGKAGLFTAVVTHLLDEINQALDERFATHTDPWEGYLDTYLHYYDLLHDPALRRILLQDAPAVLGPRLRELEEESYIGPMAAGLMDLQQAGVLRDFDPVAMAHLINGAMGDSGMWVIAQDDPQQAAERVKTALKCLMEGLRRPESMV is encoded by the coding sequence ATGCCTGCCCCTCGTCGTACCCGCGCCGCCATGAGCGCCGAAACCACCGAGCGACTGATCGCTGTGGCCCGCCGCCAGTTTGCCGAAAAAGGCTTCACCGCCGTGGTCATGGACGAACTCTGCGCCGAGGCCGATCTCACCCGGGGCGCCTTGCATCATCATTTCGGCGGCAAGGCCGGACTGTTCACCGCCGTGGTGACCCACCTGCTCGACGAGATCAACCAGGCGCTCGATGAGCGTTTCGCCACCCATACCGATCCGTGGGAGGGATACCTGGACACCTATCTGCACTACTACGACCTGCTCCACGACCCTGCCTTGCGCCGGATCCTGCTGCAGGATGCCCCCGCCGTGCTCGGCCCCCGCCTGCGTGAACTCGAAGAAGAAAGCTACATCGGCCCCATGGCCGCTGGATTGATGGACCTGCAGCAGGCCGGCGTACTGCGTGACTTCGACCCAGTGGCGATGGCGCATCTGATCAACGGAGCGATGGGCGACAGCGGCATGTGGGTGATTGCCCAGGATGACCCGCAACAGGCGGCTGAACGGGTCAAGACAGCCCTCAAGTGCTTGATGGAAGGCCTGCGCCGCCCCGAATCCATGGTTTGA
- a CDS encoding MATE family efflux transporter: MSAPLSHPQRTWLAELPGLLRLALPLVLGLSASELISLTDTLMLASLGTLVLACVSLTASAGLIFHAGLYGMLATLSVRVGHAFGAGDTDAVARTLRAGLGYGLLVGTLGCLAMLGILPVLQWAGVPLPDIKLLTPYWQAMAVFLIPFCLAVVFKDVLEAIGRPWVAVLVVMSAVVFNIPLSYGLIHGHFGLPALGLMGAGVASVLAESLAVLLAFAYWRLAPSLSAYRQTPLGPRLAWRMLMGEGWPLGLGYLAEAGAMVIAAWMLGWLGTAALAANQVVQSIGSLLYMLPLGMAAAVSIRISQAQGRGETARIKAIGSATFISVSAWMVASTLLLVVFGRAIAEAMSDDPQVIAIAVPMFVVVATMQIADGLQSTALGALRGLQDYRWPVGVTLVSYWLLALPLSYGLAFHSPLGPVGVWVGFACGLAVAAVMLPWRFYRLQGGPIGVVQPQLP, translated from the coding sequence ATGTCCGCGCCCTTGTCGCACCCTCAACGCACTTGGCTTGCCGAGCTTCCGGGCTTGCTGCGCCTGGCTTTGCCGCTGGTGCTGGGCCTCTCGGCCAGTGAGCTGATCAGCCTGACAGACACGCTGATGCTGGCCTCGCTGGGGACGCTGGTGCTGGCCTGCGTGTCGCTTACGGCCAGTGCCGGGTTGATCTTCCACGCCGGGCTCTACGGGATGCTCGCCACCCTCAGCGTGCGGGTGGGCCATGCCTTCGGTGCCGGCGATACCGACGCCGTGGCACGTACATTGCGCGCGGGGCTGGGTTACGGCCTGTTGGTCGGCACCCTCGGCTGCCTGGCGATGCTCGGCATCCTGCCGGTGCTGCAATGGGCCGGCGTGCCGTTGCCGGACATAAAACTGCTGACGCCGTACTGGCAGGCCATGGCGGTGTTCTTGATCCCGTTCTGCCTGGCCGTGGTGTTCAAGGACGTGCTTGAAGCCATCGGTCGTCCGTGGGTGGCGGTGCTGGTGGTGATGAGTGCGGTGGTGTTCAACATCCCCTTGAGCTATGGCCTGATCCACGGCCACTTCGGGCTGCCAGCCCTGGGCTTGATGGGCGCTGGTGTCGCCAGTGTGCTGGCCGAGTCCCTGGCGGTGCTGCTGGCGTTTGCCTATTGGCGTCTGGCGCCTTCGCTGTCGGCCTACCGACAAACGCCCCTGGGCCCGCGCCTGGCCTGGCGCATGCTGATGGGGGAGGGGTGGCCGCTGGGGTTGGGTTACCTGGCCGAGGCTGGCGCCATGGTGATCGCGGCCTGGATGCTGGGCTGGCTGGGCACTGCGGCGCTGGCTGCCAACCAGGTGGTGCAATCGATCGGCTCGTTGCTGTACATGTTGCCGTTGGGCATGGCGGCGGCGGTGAGCATCCGCATCAGCCAGGCTCAGGGACGTGGCGAAACCGCGCGGATCAAAGCCATTGGCAGCGCCACGTTCATCAGCGTCAGCGCCTGGATGGTGGCCAGTACCTTGCTGCTGGTGGTGTTTGGCCGGGCGATCGCCGAGGCCATGAGCGACGACCCTCAGGTGATCGCCATCGCTGTGCCGATGTTCGTGGTGGTCGCGACCATGCAGATCGCCGATGGTTTGCAGTCCACGGCCCTAGGCGCCTTGCGTGGATTGCAGGACTACCGCTGGCCGGTGGGCGTGACCTTGGTCAGCTATTGGCTGCTGGCGCTGCCGCTCAGCTATGGCCTGGCGTTTCATTCGCCGTTGGGCCCGGTCGGGGTCTGGGTCGGTTTTGCCTGCGGCCTGGCGGTGGCAGCAGTGATGCTGCCTTGGCGTTTCTACCGGTTGCAGGGTGGGCCAATCGGTGTGGTTCAGCCTCAGCTGCCGTAG
- a CDS encoding LysE family transporter, with translation MLGVTDYGAFVVAFLILLAIPGPGNFALITATGKGGVKGGLAATLGVILGDQVLMWLAVAGVATLLAAYPAAFHVVQWAGAAYLAWLGLRMVLSKPGTAARESRMAGGHYLRQTMMITLLNPKAIMFYMAFFPLFVDPVRHQGVVTFAFMAVTVAALTFLYGLIAVLLTHYLAERMRANPRVSNLLERLAGACLVGFGIKLAAMR, from the coding sequence ATGCTCGGCGTAACCGACTACGGTGCATTCGTTGTAGCGTTTCTCATCCTCCTGGCCATCCCCGGGCCCGGCAACTTCGCGCTGATCACCGCCACCGGCAAGGGGGGTGTCAAGGGCGGGCTGGCCGCGACCCTGGGCGTGATCCTGGGTGATCAGGTGCTGATGTGGCTGGCGGTGGCCGGCGTCGCCACGCTGCTGGCGGCCTACCCGGCGGCCTTTCACGTGGTGCAGTGGGCAGGGGCGGCTTACCTGGCCTGGCTGGGCCTGCGCATGGTGCTGAGCAAACCGGGTACCGCTGCGCGCGAAAGCCGCATGGCCGGCGGGCACTATCTGCGCCAGACCATGATGATCACCCTGCTCAACCCCAAGGCGATCATGTTCTACATGGCGTTCTTCCCACTGTTCGTCGACCCGGTGCGCCACCAGGGCGTGGTGACATTTGCCTTCATGGCCGTGACCGTGGCCGCACTGACCTTCCTGTACGGCCTGATCGCCGTGCTGTTGACCCACTACCTGGCCGAACGCATGCGCGCCAACCCACGGGTGTCCAACCTGCTGGAGCGCCTGGCCGGCGCGTGTCTGGTGGGGTTCGGGATCAAGCTGGCGGCGATGCGCTGA
- a CDS encoding glucose/quinate/shikimate family membrane-bound PQQ-dependent dehydrogenase, with protein sequence MTQTPRASGASTFILVGLGVIIALLGLLLAAGGIKLVGLGGSWYFLLGGLAMAVAGVLIARRKPAGAWLFAAFLVATAIWAVLDAGFTFWPLFSRLFMFSAIGLVVALVYPMLVRASGGSAGRGGYAVAGVLAIALAVGVGNMFVAHPSVAPTGKGPGMTPVEPGQAQKDWAHYGNTEGGSRFAALDQINRDNVNKLKVAWTYHTGDIALSDGNGAEDQLTPLQVGDKVFICTPHNNLIALDADTGKELWKNAINAQSKVWQRCRGMAYFDASAKIAQPTQPNSSPIVAASVPAGANCQRRLLTNTIDGRLIAVDADTGAFCEGFGNNGQVDLKAGLGDVPDSYYQLSSAPLMAGTTVVVGGRVADNVQTDMPGGVIRGFDVITGQMRWAFDPGNPQDRNAPQGDRTYVRSTPNSWAPMSYDPAMNTVFLPMGSSSTDIYGVERSELDHTYGASVLALDATTGNQKWVFQTVHNDLWDFDLPMQPSLIDFTQDNGKTVPAVVIGTKAGQIYVLDRATGKPLTQVDEVPVKPGNIPNEPYSPTQPKSVGMPQIGAQTLTESDMWGATPYDQLLCRIDFKKMRYDGLYTAPGTDLSLSFPGSLGGMNWGSLSTDPVHGFIFVNDMRLGLWIQMIPSQNKGQATSGGEALNTGMGAVPLKGTPYAVNKNRFLSVAGIPCQAPPFGTLTAIDMKTRQIAWQVPVGTVEDTGPLGIRMHLPIKIGLPTLGGTLSTQGGLVFIAGTQDFYLRAYDSGNGNEIWKARLPVGSQGGPMTYVSPKTGKQYVVVTAGGARQSPDRGDYVMAYALP encoded by the coding sequence ATGACACAGACACCCCGCGCCTCTGGCGCCTCAACATTCATCTTGGTCGGGCTCGGCGTGATCATCGCCTTGCTCGGCCTGCTCCTGGCCGCTGGCGGCATCAAGCTGGTCGGTTTGGGAGGTTCCTGGTACTTCCTGCTCGGCGGCCTGGCCATGGCCGTTGCCGGCGTGCTCATCGCCCGCCGCAAGCCAGCCGGCGCCTGGCTGTTCGCCGCCTTCCTGGTCGCCACGGCGATCTGGGCCGTGCTCGATGCAGGCTTTACGTTCTGGCCGCTGTTCTCGCGGCTGTTCATGTTCTCGGCCATCGGCCTGGTGGTGGCGCTGGTCTATCCGATGCTGGTGCGCGCCAGCGGTGGCAGCGCCGGTCGTGGTGGCTACGCAGTGGCTGGGGTGCTGGCCATCGCCTTGGCAGTCGGCGTTGGCAACATGTTCGTCGCCCACCCCAGCGTCGCCCCCACCGGTAAAGGCCCGGGCATGACCCCGGTCGAGCCCGGCCAGGCACAGAAAGACTGGGCCCACTACGGCAACACCGAAGGCGGCAGCCGCTTCGCCGCGCTGGACCAGATCAACCGTGACAACGTCAACAAGCTCAAGGTCGCCTGGACCTACCACACCGGCGACATCGCCCTGAGCGACGGCAACGGTGCCGAAGACCAGCTGACCCCGCTGCAGGTGGGCGACAAGGTGTTCATCTGCACCCCGCACAACAACCTGATCGCGCTGGACGCGGACACCGGCAAGGAGCTGTGGAAAAACGCGATCAACGCCCAGTCCAAGGTCTGGCAACGTTGCCGGGGCATGGCCTATTTCGACGCCAGCGCCAAGATCGCCCAGCCCACCCAACCCAACAGCTCGCCGATCGTCGCCGCCAGCGTCCCGGCGGGTGCCAACTGCCAGCGCCGCCTGCTGACCAACACCATCGATGGCCGCCTGATCGCTGTCGATGCCGATACCGGCGCGTTCTGCGAGGGCTTTGGCAACAACGGCCAAGTCGACCTCAAGGCCGGCCTGGGCGATGTCCCAGACTCCTATTACCAACTGTCCTCCGCCCCATTGATGGCCGGCACCACCGTCGTGGTCGGCGGTCGGGTGGCCGACAACGTCCAGACTGACATGCCAGGTGGCGTGATCCGCGGCTTCGACGTGATCACCGGGCAGATGCGCTGGGCGTTCGATCCGGGCAACCCGCAGGACCGCAATGCCCCACAGGGTGACCGCACCTATGTGCGCAGCACGCCCAACAGCTGGGCCCCGATGTCCTATGACCCGGCGATGAACACGGTCTTCCTGCCGATGGGCAGCTCCTCCACCGACATCTACGGTGTCGAGCGCAGCGAACTGGACCACACCTATGGCGCCTCGGTGCTGGCCCTGGACGCCACTACCGGCAACCAGAAATGGGTGTTCCAGACCGTGCACAACGACCTGTGGGACTTCGACCTGCCCATGCAGCCGAGCCTGATCGACTTCACCCAGGACAACGGCAAGACCGTCCCGGCTGTGGTGATCGGCACCAAAGCCGGGCAGATCTATGTGCTCGATCGTGCCACCGGCAAGCCGCTGACCCAGGTCGACGAAGTGCCGGTCAAGCCGGGCAACATCCCCAACGAGCCGTATTCCCCGACCCAGCCCAAATCGGTCGGTATGCCGCAGATCGGCGCGCAGACCCTGACCGAATCGGACATGTGGGGCGCCACCCCGTATGACCAACTGCTGTGCCGCATCGACTTCAAGAAGATGCGCTACGACGGCCTGTACACCGCACCCGGCACCGATCTTTCGTTGAGCTTCCCAGGCTCGCTCGGTGGCATGAACTGGGGCAGCCTCTCCACCGACCCGGTGCATGGCTTCATCTTCGTCAACGACATGCGCCTGGGCCTGTGGATCCAGATGATCCCGTCGCAAAACAAAGGCCAGGCCACCTCCGGTGGTGAGGCGCTGAACACCGGCATGGGCGCTGTTCCCCTCAAGGGCACCCCCTATGCGGTGAACAAGAACCGCTTCCTGTCGGTGGCCGGCATCCCCTGCCAGGCACCGCCTTTCGGCACCCTGACCGCCATCGACATGAAGACCCGCCAGATCGCCTGGCAGGTACCGGTAGGAACTGTCGAAGACACCGGCCCCCTGGGCATCCGCATGCACCTGCCGATCAAGATCGGCCTGCCGACCCTCGGCGGCACGTTGTCCACCCAAGGTGGCCTGGTGTTCATCGCCGGCACCCAGGACTTCTACCTGCGCGCCTACGACAGCGGCAATGGCAACGAGATCTGGAAAGCCCGCCTGCCTGTCGGCAGCCAAGGCGGCCCGATGACCTACGTATCGCCCAAGACGGGCAAGCAGTATGTGGTGGTCACTGCGGGCGGGGCGCGGCAGTCCCCTGACCGGGGCGACTACGTGATGGCCTATGCCCTGCCTTAA
- a CDS encoding hydrolase yields MLIDPRKATLLVVDIQEKLINAMSDPEGTRARARWLLAATAELELPTVISEQYPKGLGPTLAELKAASPAAQIVEKQHFSCVAAECLPASLMAREQVIVCGMETHVCVLQTVLGLLALGRQVFVVEDACDSRSPASKAAGLARMRDAGAQVVTREMVLFELMGSAGHPLFRHLSKTYLVGEQP; encoded by the coding sequence ATGCTGATCGATCCTCGCAAGGCCACGCTGCTGGTCGTCGATATCCAGGAAAAACTCATCAATGCCATGAGCGACCCCGAAGGCACCCGTGCTCGGGCTCGCTGGCTGTTGGCGGCGACCGCCGAACTGGAGCTGCCGACGGTGATTTCCGAACAGTACCCCAAGGGCCTTGGCCCGACCCTGGCCGAACTCAAGGCCGCATCGCCGGCGGCGCAGATCGTGGAAAAACAGCATTTCTCCTGTGTGGCCGCCGAATGTCTGCCGGCCAGCCTGATGGCGCGCGAGCAGGTGATCGTCTGCGGTATGGAGACCCACGTTTGCGTGTTGCAGACCGTCCTCGGCCTGCTGGCCCTGGGCAGGCAAGTGTTCGTGGTCGAGGATGCCTGCGACAGCCGCAGCCCCGCCAGCAAGGCGGCGGGCCTGGCACGCATGCGCGATGCCGGAGCGCAGGTGGTGACCCGTGAGATGGTGCTGTTCGAGCTGATGGGCAGTGCCGGGCATCCGTTGTTCCGCCACCTCAGCAAAACCTACCTGGTGGGCGAACAGCCTTGA
- a CDS encoding LysE family translocator, protein MALDTWLIYLLASIGLSLTPGPNSLLALTHGALYGARRTLFTIVGGVFGFSALIALAMFGLSALLHTSASLLQVLKWVGGAYLLWLGIQLWRSPAMRLELAEGAARLGNGGLFRQGFLSAMANPKVLLFYGAFLPQFIDPQRGLTMQFVIMAATFASVEFVVEYLLARLAFRVRPWLAKGGRGFNRCCGTLFALIGVALPLGR, encoded by the coding sequence ATGGCACTGGATACCTGGCTCATCTACCTGCTGGCCAGCATCGGCTTGTCCCTGACCCCCGGTCCGAACAGCCTGCTGGCCCTGACTCACGGAGCACTCTACGGGGCCCGTCGCACTTTGTTCACCATCGTTGGCGGCGTATTCGGCTTCAGCGCACTGATCGCCTTGGCGATGTTTGGCCTCAGTGCGCTGTTGCACACCTCGGCCTCACTGCTGCAGGTGCTCAAATGGGTGGGCGGAGCCTATTTGCTGTGGCTGGGCATCCAGCTCTGGCGCAGCCCGGCGATGCGCCTGGAACTTGCCGAGGGCGCCGCGCGCCTGGGCAATGGCGGGCTGTTCCGCCAGGGCTTCCTGTCGGCCATGGCCAACCCCAAGGTGCTGTTGTTCTATGGAGCCTTTCTGCCGCAGTTCATCGACCCACAGCGCGGGCTGACGATGCAGTTCGTGATCATGGCGGCGACCTTTGCCAGCGTGGAGTTCGTGGTCGAGTACCTGCTGGCGCGCCTGGCCTTCCGCGTGCGGCCTTGGCTGGCGAAGGGTGGCCGCGGCTTCAATCGCTGCTGCGGGACCTTGTTCGCGCTGATCGGCGTGGCGCTGCCACTGGGCCGTTGA
- a CDS encoding MbtH family protein, giving the protein MTSVFDRDDIVFQVVVNHEEQYSIWPDYKAIPNGWRAAGKRGLKKDCLAYIDEVWTDMRPLSLRQKMAQAQAQ; this is encoded by the coding sequence ATGACGTCCGTATTCGATCGCGACGATATCGTGTTCCAGGTAGTGGTCAACCACGAAGAGCAATATTCCATCTGGCCTGACTACAAGGCGATTCCCAACGGTTGGCGCGCGGCAGGCAAGCGTGGCCTGAAGAAAGACTGCCTGGCCTACATCGATGAGGTCTGGACCGACATGCGGCCGTTGAGCCTGCGCCAGAAAATGGCCCAAGCCCAGGCTCAATGA